One genomic segment of Labeo rohita strain BAU-BD-2019 chromosome 14, IGBB_LRoh.1.0, whole genome shotgun sequence includes these proteins:
- the LOC127176475 gene encoding nuclear factor 7, brain — MDSKSVEDLSCPVCCEIFKDPVLLSCSHSICKECLQQFWKTKETQECPVCRRRSSKEKPPCNLALKNLCDSLIKEQNKRRSSGSEEICSLHSEKLTLFCLEDEQSVCLVCRDSEKHVNHTFRPISEVALSNKEELNTALISLQNKLKHAEEIKAKCDKTVQHMKSQAEHTERQIKEEFEKLHQFLRDEEEATITALREEEEQKNRMMKDKLEEMNRHISALSHTIKDTEEMMKANDVCFLKNFNIMMGRVQISQPDPQMSSGALIHVSHYLSNLLFRVWKKMQETVQHTPLTLNPNTAHPCLTLSTDLTSVSNSDVYQGVPDNPEMFEKYPCVLGSEGFNSGTHCWDVEVGDNTSWIVGITTASNQRKGAVFFNTNVWHVQYMNSEYSSKSPTQQLTRLTVKGKLQRVRVHLDYDRGKVSFSDPLTNICLCTFTTAFTETVFPFLYNHCTTFPLRILPVKLIVTTENHN, encoded by the exons ATGGATTCAAAATCTGTGGAAGATCTTTCTTGTCCCGTGTGCTGTGAAATCTTCAAGGATCCTGTTCTTCTGTCCTGTAGTCACAGTATTTGTAAAGAGTGTCTTCAACAGTTCTGGAAGACCAAGGAAACTCAGGAGTGTCCTGTCTGCAGGAGAAGATCATCAAAAGAGAAGCCTCCATGTAATCTAGCGTTAAAAAACTTATGTGATTCACTGATAAAGGAACAAAATAAGAGACGCTCATCAGGATCTGAGGAGATCTGCAGTTTACACAGTGAGAAACTCACACTCTTCTGTCTGGAGGATGAACAGTCTGTGTGTTTAGTGTGCAGAGACTCAGAGAAACACGTCAATCACACATTCAGACCCATCAGTGAAGTGGCTTTATCTAATAAG GAGGAACTGAATACAGCACTGATATCCTTACAAAACAAGCTCAAACATGCAGAAGAAATTAAAGCAAAGTGTGATAAAACAGTCCAACACATGAAG TCTCAAGCTGAGCACACAGAGCGTCAGATTAAAGAGGAGTTTGAGAAGCTTCATCAGTTTCtcagagatgaagaagaagctACAATCACAGCACTGAGAGAGGAAGAGGAGCAGAAGAACCGGATGATGAAGGATAAGCTGGAGGAGATGAACAGACACATCTcagctctttcacacacaatcaaagACACTGAGGAGATGATGAAAGCCAATGACGTCTGCTTTCTGAAG AACTTTAACATCATGATGGGAAG AGTCCAGATCTCACAGCCGGATCCACAGATGAGTTCTGGAGCTTTGATTCATGTGTCACATTACTTGAGTAACCTGCTGTTCAGAGTCTGGAAGAAGATGCAGGAAACTGTCCAACACA CTCCATTGACTCTAAATCCAAACACAGCACACCCTTGCCTCACACTCTCAACTGATCTGACCAGTGTGTCAAACAGTGATGTATATCAAGGTGTTCCTGATAATCCAGAGATGTTTGAGAAGTATCCATGTGTTCTGGGTTCTGAGGGCTTTAACTCAGGAACACACTGCTGGGATGTGGAGGTTGGAGACAATACATCCTGGATTGTTGGAATAACCACAGCATCAAACCAAAGGAAGGGAGCTGTTTTCTTTAACACTAATGTCTGGCATGTGCAGTACATGAACAGCGAATACAGCTCAAAATCCCCAACTCAACAGTTGACTCGCTTGACTGTTAAAGGGAAGCTGCAGCGTGTGAGAGTTCATCTGGACTATGACAGAGGAAAGGTGTCGTTCTCTGATCCTCTAACTAACATCTGTTTGTGTACATTCACAACAGCCTTCACAGAAACTGTCTTTCCATTCTTATATAATCACTGCACAACTTTCCCTCTGAGGATCTTACCAGTTAAACTGATTGTAACAACAGAAAATCACAATTAA